GATTCGCGGTTCTACGAGTATTTGCTGCCGAGTTATTGCTTGCTTCCGCCGCACCCGCAGACGTATCTGGCCAAGAAGTGCGAGGAGCTGAACAAGGAGTATGGCgcggaggaagaagttgctGCTTTGATGGCAGACGTCAAGGACTTCTGGGCAGAtgtcgaggagaaggagattaAGCCTATTCTCGCGAGGCTTGATCCCGAGCTGAGGGCCGTGGTTATGGAGAGGGTGCACGCCCAGGAGGCAGAAGAGTAtgaaaacaacaagaaggcCGAGGCAGAGCAGAAGGATGCCCCAACCGCTGAAGCCCCAGCTGATGCTGCAGTTGAAAAGTCAAACGAAGCCGATGCTTCTACTGGACAGGCAGAGGCAGCTAACGCGGCACCCAAAAAGGCCACGCTCGAGTCTCACAAACCCAAGAACCGCGAACTCAGCCGCACCGACTACGCCCTCCGCGACATCAAGGCGACCTACATCGCCGCCAAGCGCAGGTACAGAGTATCCCCAGAGCGCCTGCAGCGCCTGCAATCCGTTCTGGACAAGTACACCGGCAccaacaacttccacaaCTACACGGTGCAAAAGACGGCGTCTGACCCCTCCGCCCGGCGGCACATCAAGTCCTTCGTCGTGAACCCCAAGCCCATCCTCATAGGCGACACGGAGTGGCTGTCGCTCAAAGTCCACGGGCAGAGCTTCATGATGCACCAGATCCGCAAGATGGTCGGGCTGGCGTCCCTGATGGTGCGCTGCGGCACCACGTTAGACAGGGTGGGCGACTCGTACCGCGCGCAAAAGATGGCGATTCCAAAGGCCCCCgggttggggttgttgttggagaggCCGGTCTTTGAGAATTACAACCGCAGGGCGAAGGAGAATCTGGGCAAGGAGACGATTGACTTTAGTAGGTATGATGAGCGGCTGGAGGCGTTTAAGGAGAAGCATATCTATAGTCGGATCTTTGAggtggaagagaaggagaataCGTATGTTGACCCGTTTTTATTGGCTGAGATTGTGTGCTAATGAGGTGTAGGTTCCATGGATTTTATAACCAGATTGACCAGTTTAAGGCGAATCACTTTTTGTGGCTGACCGCCGGAGGAACAAAGGTGTCTGAGTTGAATAAGGAGGGTGAGAAGGCGGAAGTTGATAAGGCGCTgggcgatgaggatgaggatccggagggtggtgagggtTAAACAGCATTTCATAGACGTAGAAACAGGATGAGGAAGCGTAAACAGTAAAATGAAATTTGTACAGCATGATGAAACCGTCTGTTCAAAGGGTATATCCATATCCAACCACAACGCCAATCCATAACATGTACGTAGTATCATTTCGCCGCATCATCTTTCCCCAACACGTCCCACGAACCTCCACACCTCTCCGCCAATTCCTTCATTCTCCCGCCCTCAAGACCGTTCAGCAGGGCCGAAACCTGCGACACATCCTCCTCAATCTGCgcctcctttgcctttctATCAGGATCACCTTGACCTAAAGGTCCAAATACCCATAGTTCTTTAATTTTGCGCGACAGCGACAAGAGGTCCTTGATGGAGGAGTTCTATACCGGTCAGTGGATGTAGATACATGGTGGTGGGGGACTTACCAGGCCAtcaaactccatcttcatggAGATGCCGCTCACGGCCATAGTCTCAGGCGTAGCGTTGTTACGCTCCCCTTCTGCTTGGACGGTCGCGAGCATCATGAGCGTGCGGTAGCGTGTTAGTATGTCTGCTACGAGGCGGTTGTGGTTGTCTGGATGGTTAGCGGTGCGttttggtggatggtgtgaCTGGCGGTTCGGTTGTGGGTGGATGAGGTGGCCTACGTACCCATTAGATTGGACGATGAGGGTTGAGATCGATCCATGGCGGTTTACTGTGTGATGCGTTCTGTGATGATACTTGCGGCTGGATTTGGAGGTTTGAGATTCAGATGCGAGACTGTGAGTGAAAAGTGGCGCAGGAGACAATGTCTgctgtggtctggtggggaCAGCATCCTGGTGTGGCTTCTGCTCTTTCGGACAGGATTCAACGTGGCTGGGCTTTCCAGGTATGGTGCATGTTTGTGAAAGATCAAGTATTACAGCTTGACTTTTGACCATTGTgaatgtacggagtacagttCTATAGCTGAGAGTTTCACGATCAAAATGTACGCTTGGGCTGAGGTTGACCAACATATGCATGCTCCTTCGTGTTTCAGCCCCTGCCATTCTtgcttcaactccaacatcGCCTCTCTCACATCATAAGCCTAGGGCTGAGACAGATGAAGTACATGTTCATTCTGATACACCATGTGCTGTTGTCGCTGTGAATTATTGAAATCGGCAGGCTGCATGTCCTGTGTCAAGACCTCATCTTCCAATTGGATTAGCAGTGCGCCTCTCCCTTTTTGCCGCTTAGCCATGGGCGCCGTTAAATCGGCAAGCGGCATCGTTTGAGAAAGGTGGATGGCAGATTAGTCCATCTTAGCGCTTATTCCCTGTTGCACGTCTCGTCGCATCCCATGTTTGGGCAACGACGCAAGCTGCAAGTCGAATGGTACGATGTGTATGAGTTAGCAAACATACAGGCCCCCTCGATGCGCCTCTATGAGCTCTAGCTgtgttgatgacgagacAGGCGAGGCAGGTCGCGAATCCCATGAATCCATTCTGTTGAACCTGGCCGCGGCCACGACAACCACCCAGCCGAGACGGTTGACGCCCATCGCGCCGCGGCTATCCTTACAATTTTATCAAATAAATGCAGTAGTTTGCACTTAGTGGCAGGAGAGCATGGATTAGCCGCTCCACCATCACCGTCCACAATTGGTTCGATCGTCACGTAAACCACCAGCAATGCTGCAGTGAGCAGCCATGTTGAACAGGGTTGAAGATGGGCCCATCCAGCAACAGACAAGTCAGACTGGAAGCTCTCCTCGCCCTGCTGCATTGGCCGAAAACCCCGACCTGGTCGTTGGTCTTGATGACTGCCGCTTCCAGCATTTGATCCGCAAACTCGTTTCTCAAACTCTCTCTTCTCTGTTCCCCTTGTTTTGGTCGATTCGTCAGCGACAGCCGTCTCCCAGCACTACCGATTTGCGATCGATTTGGAGATACCTACCCGTACGGAAGAACGGTCGCAGAGGGGTCAAACATCCTGCGTGGACTTGGGTGGTCATCATATCTGGAACCATCCGGTCAAGCTGACGGGAACCATCGCAAATTGCTGCGAAATCGCATCGCCATGTCTTCCACAGATTCGCAGCGAGCGTCGATCACGAAAAACACGCCATCCGTCGTAACGTCCTTTGCCAAGAACCCCCTGACGACGACATTTACTCGACCCAAATCTTGCGATGGCATCTATCTCTCCGGCTTTCTGGCCATGGTAGACGTGAGCTCCTCATGTCTGCCGGATGGTTTCAAAACGGATGCCTATTTCTCACCCGGTCTCATCTGTCCGTCGGGATATATCTCTGCCTGTCATGATACAACCGGCGTGAAGTCCATAACGACAGTGACTTGCTGTCCAACACTCAAAGACCCAAATGTTTCACTTGGCTGTGTTACCACGAGTACCTTAACAGACAGTTGGTCAACTTTGTTCTGCACTTGGATCGGACCTGAAAGCTCAGACTCAACACTGCCTGTTACAACCAGCGACAGGGGTGTAACGTCCGTTAAAAATCTTGGTTTTCATAGCCCTGGAGGTTTGAACGCATTTGGCATTCGAATGGTCTACGAAGCCTCTGACCTTTCAACCGAGACGAAGACGACAGCAACACCCACCGGTTCTGCCTCGCAATCATCAGGCGGCGCCGCAACTTCGAATCCTCCCTCAGACACGTCGAACTCAGGTGGACTATCGACAGGCGCCAAAGTAGCAATAGGTGTCGTTATTCCAATTATTGCACTCGCTGCTCTGCTTGGAGCCTTTTTCTGGTGGCGAAGGCGCAAGCACCATTACCAGGTGCAGCCTCAGACCGAAGGCAAACCGCAGccccaacctcaacctcgcGCCGAGCTGCATGGAACGCATCTGAATGAGCTCATGGCTCATTCAAACGACCCTGTAGAGCTACCAGCTTCAAATCCAGGTGATCATCCCGATCCTGGTAAGGCCGCATCGTCTGCGAGATGGGCTTAGGGGACAGGCTAATTGCCACACCATGGGGAATGGCATGTGTGGGAGTTTGGTTCTTGGTACATATATATCCATCAGCATGTTATACTATAAGTAGTCCTTTTGGCCAGTTTGAATACCAATATAGCGATGGTGTTTCGCAAATGCGTCTCTGAGTTTGTGAGGATAAGAATTGATGGGTCAAATGTGCAAAACAGGTTGGCATTATGTGATTTGAACACTATTTTGAGATTCACACGTTTCGATGTAGTTGTGACTTGCTTTCGTTTGTCCCCGCTAAAAACTTGCGGCCCGGTGGAATTTTTGAGCCATTGTGGGTGTGACGCAAGACTGAGCTGAAGACACAATCAAACTGCTTATGCTGAGCCAGTGGTGTCTATCTCAGCACCAGATCTTATGCAGTTGTCAGTCAATTGCAGGCCAAATTTGAGGCACCTGAAGCTGCACAGGACTCCAATCACCTGATCGGGGTCGTAAGCCTTGGCTGGCGGGGACAATATGCAGGCTAATTGCATTGAAGCGCCAGATGGAGATTACATTTCGGAATGTCACTGTGGCGTTCGTGATTGATTGAGGAAGGCATCTTTCAGACATGAACGACACTCCGTACTGTAAGACCAAATGTGTATAGCTTGGTGTCTTTGGTGGTCTCGTCAGAGGGTGCTTGAATCAGGACCAACTCTTCTGACTGTTTCCAGTTCCTAGGCAGCCATCCTTCAGCCTTGTTACAAATGCAAACCGTCGAGAGAAGCAAGCTTCATCAGGGGTCCATAAAGAAAACAAGGCACTGCAGTTGGCTAGAGGTAGTCATTTCTGATGCTGTGGACCAGAAAGCTTGAGAAGAGTCTGATCCCGGTAAGGGGCACGCATGCCTCCGTCAACATTGAGGCGATGGGTGGGTACTGGCTGGAACCGCCAGCATCTGGATGCCACAGCCAATGCTTCGATGATGTTTTTTCCTGCAGCACGTCCTGGGCGTAATCAGGCTTTCGGGCTGCAAAGCTACTACATGTTGAAAAATGAGCTTGGTGCCAATTGACACAAGGTAGATATGTTACAAAGTCTCTCACCGTTGAAGCCAGACAAAAATCTGTGTTATGGATCCAGACCGGGACCAGCCGTGGACTAGCAGCTCAATTACCACGTTGGTTCGAAGACTAAAATGCTTATTTTCGACTTGGCTTTACAGCCCCCGTTGACTTGAAATTCTCCATCAACCATGACTTGTGCGGAGATGGCGACCCCTTGGGTGCCGAATTGTCTCAGGAATCTGACACGTGGACGAACCATTTCAAACGATGTTGGCGCGGCTGGCCGATGTAATTGAAGGATGTTGGCAGTTGTCTCCTCCATTGTGGCAGTTGACCAGACGCCAATTGCAAAGGCCTGCCAAGTGAAAGGGACGTGCCGAAGGACGATTGGTGTGAATCCTTTTGAGGTGAACAATTCTTGGAATTCGCATGGCGGGAGCTGACATGTTTCCGCTGCCAAGGTTTATTGGTACCGTGCGTTGTCAGTCCATGCCAGCCGCAATACGAGAAGAGCCCAATCGCTTAGGCCCAGAGCCATTCTGAGACTCGTTGTCAACTTTAGAATGCGCCACTCGTTTGAGATGTTACAATTTTGGTCCCCCATGTGGCGTTGGCCACCAACCAGAAACACCCTTTTCTGTCCTGACCACCTATTCCAGGTTGCCCCTGGGCCAGCGGGTCTGTCCAGGTCCTGCTGCATTTGGTTTGTCCGATGTTTGCTCGTCCGGTGGATTTGGCGATGGAAGTGGATGTTGTTTAGAGTGGCTGTGACAAGAAGGCAAGGAATTGGGCAAAAGCAGGGAGTGAGTGAACGAGTCAAAGGAACGAAGCTGGTCGATGTCCATCGGGTCAATGGTCCAGAACGGCCAATGGAGCTGGGCAGGAAGGCACCGCCGACACTCCTTCCCGGATCTTTTCCCCGAGCTGACCATTGGGGGCTTGCCTAGACTGTTTTGAGGAGCGGCACAATAAATACCTTAATTTTCATTTCGTCTTTTTACCCTCAGACTCTTTGTTCACTGCTGTCTTGCaattgcatttgcatttgtaTCATCTTAACCTCTTGGACTGGTTCACAGCCCTTTCTCTCGTTATGGTCTTCTTCTCCTAGACCCTGATTCCCATCGTCCTTTCTCTTAATAGCTCTTTCTGTTCCTTCAATATCACCAACTGACCTTATTTCTTCATTCGTTTTTGAGATTTCGTTGTCGAAGTGCATccaagaccagttgacaacatGGCGGATGGCGAGATGCCCGTGTTTGACCCGTCAAAGTCGACGACCATTGACGAAGTTGATTTAGAAAAGAAGCACGCAACGGAAGCACAGCTCAACAATGTGCAGTCTCCGACTTCGCCAACCATTCCTCATACACCATTTCCTTTCCAACGCCGAACCTCGCTCGAGATTGATGACTACTTTACCGGCCCACGAGATACCTCAAAGCATTCAAAATGGCCCCTTTTCCTCCAGATGCACGGCAGCATCTTGCCCAAGATGATCTTGCCGCTGATGTTTGTCGCCGCTTGGTcaaccgccatcaccatcatcagcatgaAGGTGCATTTCCTTGGGGTGGAATCAGTTCTCTTGACAATCACTGGTTTCGTTGTCGGTCTCGGTCTATCTTTCCGAAACGCAACCGCCTATGAACGTTACGCTGAAGGCCGCAAATACTGGGCCGCCCTAGTTTTGGCCTCGCAAGTTCTAGGTCGTGTATTTTGGATTCATGGATCTGATCGCCCTGGCGTCGACGGCCGAGAGTCAGttttgaagaagctgagctcCATGAACCTGcttgttgcctttgctgtTGCACTCAAGCACTCTCTGCGCTTCGAGCCGTACACTGCATATCCTGATTTGCAAAATCTTGTCGGACATTTGACCACGTTCGCCAAGGAGGCCACAAATGAGGACGCGTCCTCTGTCACTGTCCCGAAAAAGAACTTTTTCAAGGGCGTGGGCGAATATCTTGGCGTTTCGTTTGCCGCCAGCAACCCTCGAAAAACGCTGAAGAAGGCGACGCGCCCACTTGGCAACCTACCACTCGAAATTCTGAATCACATCGCTGTCACAATTGACCACATGGTCAGGAATGAGCAGCTCAAGGTGCCTATGCAGCAGACCTTGGCCTACAACAACCTGAGCATTCTAAACGACGTCATGACAGGGTGTGAGCGAGTGCTCAATACTCCTCTGCCAATCGCATATACCATTGCCATTAGTCAAATCACTTGGCTTTACGTGGTTCTCTTGCCCTTCCAACTGGTCAAATCTGTGGGCTGGGTTACCATCCCCGCCACTGTCGCCGCGTCGTACATAATTCTGGGACTGCTGTTCATTGGTCGGGAGATTGAGAATCCCTTTGGACAAGATGTGAACGATTTGCCGCTGGACGGCTTCTGCGAGCAGATCGCCGCCGAGTTGGATATTATCGCCTCTTACGACATGCAGAATCCGTATGGTTTCTTTATGAGCTCGGAGAATATGCCCCTTTACCCAGTCAGCACCGCATCCGCCGGTGCCTGGATGCATCGAAGCGAGGACAAGCTccgagaagccatcaaaatgAAGCCCGTAACCACATTTGAATGGCGAAGAACCCGATCCGGCCATCATGAGGGATCAAGCACAACGGCGGGCGACCATAATGTGTAGAATGTACGAGCTATAACTCGATCATTCAATAATGTTTGCACAATGCAGATTGATTACTTGTTTGTCTTCCTTATTCATGCAATTCTATGGGGAGAAAGAGAGGCCCCCGAAAATGGGTCTCTAGGATGGATCCTATctatgccaagtttgtttcCGGAGTAATACCAGGTAGATAAAAATATATACAGGTTTGGAGTACAGCGTATTTGGACGCCAAGGTATATACTGATGTGCCACGATAGGCCTCAATGCCGGTCATGCTTGTAGACAGACactggtgatgttgtgtgCAACTGCAAGGAATTTCTGCATCATCGGGCCCTATCATTACGCAACCACTTCAAACATATCGTCAACGCCATGGATATTGGGATGAGAATCACCCAGGCGAGGTGACCCCAAAGGATTTGATGACGGACACCGACAGCGTAGACGGCAGTGGCAACTCCAGGCACAATCGAACGGATGGCACTGGTGCAAGTCAACGCGACAGCATTGAGAGTTCCCAGGAGATGCGCTGCTGGAGATACGTCGTTCAATGCGAGCTGCACTCCGGTGAAGGCCATGGACACACCAGGACCGATAAATGCCACGGCTGAACCCAGTATCCAGAACCAAACCATTGCCATCTTGCTACCATCCCGGAGCAGAGTGTTCATGGCAATGTAGCCTGCGAAGAATAGGGGATACGCAAAGGCACACATGCGCAGCACCCCCTTGGTTCCCAGACGGCGCTGCAGGAACGGGAAGGCGAGCAACAACCAAATCGCCTGACTGCCGCCCTGGGCAGCCATGTAAATAGAAATTTGGGCAGCTGAGCATCCCAAACCGCCGATTTCGACTGGGGTGAACAATGCGACGGGAAGAATGGCTGtaaaggcaaaggcaagaaacATGACGTGGCCGTATATCCATAAGACTGCCCCAACACCAGGAGCTCTGACAAGCTGCCATATCGTCATCTTTGGAGCGTCGTGGGTTTCAGTGGTGCCGGTTGAGTTTTCGGTTGGGGATTCATCCcgattcaatgtttcttcAAGGAAGAGCATCGAAGTTATTGCACCAGTTGCGCTGATGGCGCCAACAACCAGACCCGGAAGTGCATATGGATAGTTTTCAAAGAAAACATTACCGCCAAAGAGACCTGGATACTGGTTCACAGGATCTGCGAGAACACCACCGATAATAGGGCCAAGGAAGATGCCGACATTGCCTGCAAACGCAAACCAACTAAACGCAACGGCCTGCGTCTCCGGCGTGCTATGGTCGCCAATCATAGTTCGTATAATCAGACTGGAGCCTGAAAACACACCGGCGATACATCTAAACAGAATCATCTCCCCAATGCTGGTTGCGACGCCGAACAACGCCGGTCCGATTGCCAGTCCGCAAAGACTGTAGATCAAGATGGGTTTACGGCCTACTCTATCGGCCAGTCGGCCCCAGAAGATGAGCACGACGGTCTGGGTAgccgagaagatggactCGATGATGCCGCTGTAGAAGCCGACATCCGACTCGGGAAGGTTCCCATTGCGTTGGACCATTTGCGCAATGAAGgggaagatggagaagaaggcaataGGCTCCATCATGCGGGCGTAGCAAAGCAGGATGATTTGACCTTTGGGAAGCGGCTTTCCCTGGCTGGAGGGTTCGGAGGTGGATTTTGCAGTACCATTTTCCAGATGGTTCGAGTAGTCGGTTATGCTTGAGATGGAACACTGGTCATCTTGAAGAAGGGGTGTTTGTTCACTGGCATTGCGGCTGCCTCGCCGTGGACTTGACGCCGGCATGATGACGTATAAAAGGTTGGACCAAACTCTTTCAAAGTTGCGATGAATTGAAACTGAGGGAATACCGAGGTAACGAATTCAACCGCCCCAGATGTGTTCTTTAGCCCATTGAGAAAATGAATGAATCAGACAACTCTTGGGAATGTCAAATAGGGTTCAAAAGTTCTTTTTGCTGCCAAGGACCTTTAATTTTCTGCTTtagcgtcaactggtgtaGTTTGGCTGCGTTTGTCGTTAGTCATGCACCCCGCTGCCGGATAGTGTACCCCGATGTGGTGGGATTGTGGATGGATGAGCACGGGAATAACGGGCTGGTGTTTTATGCAGGGACGGGTTTGGCCGCGGACTGTCGGATGAGATTCGGAAGCTTATTTGGATGTGTGATGATATTGGTGATGTGCGGATGAGTGTACGTTTGAAACCGAAGACGTGGACAGTGCGGGTATTTTTGTTTGTCTCGGTGTCACGAGTGATTGATTGGCTTGAGCTTGTGTTGAGGTGTTTTCCAGTAGCTGTTGGTCTCGTGGTACAAGTTAAACTAACTGGTTGGGAGAGGTTAAAATTTAGAGTGGCGATTTCGCTGTGACATGGAGGTGATAGATGACAGGTACAATGTTCACAACACAGTCTTTAGTTTAACTTACAGAACTATTAGTGCAAAATTGAAGACGACTACATTTTCATGGTGGTGTCGTTGGTATAACCAACAGTGTTATGAATGAACAAAACCGAGGACGAA
The genomic region above belongs to Pochonia chlamydosporia 170 chromosome 2, whole genome shotgun sequence and contains:
- a CDS encoding tRNA pseudouridine synthase (similar to Neosartorya fischeri NRRL 181 XP_001260354.1) is translated as MAAGDEPSAETSTPVAELNASTNENTPATTSGDATPDQKSDNNRDGKKRGEKGRAEWSRQQKHDKKRKKQDDWREFKRRKMSDKAGGSTESDKKNPFTKEEIASEERRPKRKVAVMIGYSGTGYKGMQVNGDEPTIERDLFQAFIEAKAISKANADDPRKSSLARCARTDKGVHAAGNVISLKLIIEDEDIVDKINSFLPEQIRIWGIQRTNNSFNCYQYCDSRFYEYLLPSYCLLPPHPQTYLAKKCEELNKEYGAEEEVAALMADVKDFWADVEEKEIKPILARLDPELRAVVMERVHAQEAEEYENNKKAEAEQKDAPTAEAPADAAVEKSNEADASTGQAEAANAAPKKATLESHKPKNRELSRTDYALRDIKATYIAAKRRYRVSPERLQRLQSVLDKYTGTNNFHNYTVQKTASDPSARRHIKSFVVNPKPILIGDTEWLSLKVHGQSFMMHQIRKMVGLASLMVRCGTTLDRVGDSYRAQKMAIPKAPGLGLLLERPVFENYNRRAKENLGKETIDFSRYDERLEAFKEKHIYSRIFEVEEKENTFHGFYNQIDQFKANHFLWLTAGGTKVSELNKEGEKAEVDKALGDEDEDPEGGEG
- a CDS encoding surfeit locus protein 5 subunit 22 of mediator complex domain-containing protein, which produces MDRSQPSSSNLMDNHNRLVADILTRYRTLMMLATVQAEGERNNATPETMAVSGISMKMEFDGLNSSIKDLLSLSRKIKELWVFGPLGQGDPDRKAKEAQIEEDVSQVSALLNGLEGGRMKELAERCGGSWDVLGKDDAAK
- a CDS encoding transmembrane alpha-helix domain-containing protein (similar to Metarhizium robertsii ARSEF 23 XP_007823351.1) → MSSTDSQRASITKNTPSVVTSFAKNPLTTTFTRPKSCDGIYLSGFLAMVDVSSSCLPDGFKTDAYFSPGLICPSGYISACHDTTGVKSITTVTCCPTLKDPNVSLGCVTTSTLTDSWSTLFCTWIGPESSDSTLPVTTSDRGVTSVKNLGFHSPGGLNAFGIRMVYEASDLSTETKTTATPTGSASQSSGGAATSNPPSDTSNSGGLSTGAKVAIGVVIPIIALAALLGAFFWWRRRKHHYQVQPQTEGKPQPQPQPRAELHGTHLNELMAHSNDPVELPASNPGDHPDPGKAASSARWA
- a CDS encoding major facilitator superfamily transporter (similar to Cordyceps militaris CM01 XP_006667938.1) codes for the protein MPASSPRRGSRNASEQTPLLQDDQCSISSITDYSNHLENGTAKSTSEPSSQGKPLPKGQIILLCYARMMEPIAFFSIFPFIAQMVQRNGNLPESDVGFYSGIIESIFSATQTVVLIFWGRLADRVGRKPILIYSLCGLAIGPALFGVATSIGEMILFRCIAGVFSGSSLIIRTMIGDHSTPETQAVAFSWFAFAGNVGIFLGPIIGGVLADPVNQYPGLFGGNVFFENYPYALPGLVVGAISATGAITSMLFLEETLNRDESPTENSTGTTETHDAPKMTIWQLVRAPGVGAVLWIYGHVMFLAFAFTAILPVALFTPVEIGGLGCSAAQISIYMAAQGGSQAIWLLLAFPFLQRRLGTKGVLRMCAFAYPLFFAGYIAMNTLLRDGSKMAMVWFWILGSAVAFIGPGVSMAFTGVQLALNDVSPAAHLLGTLNAVALTCTSAIRSIVPGVATAVYAVGVRHQILWGHLAWVILIPISMALTICLKWLRNDRAR